In one Echinicola marina genomic region, the following are encoded:
- a CDS encoding hybrid sensor histidine kinase/response regulator transcription factor, whose translation MSRISIFSLIFQLLLVFFIAEKGHAQYRPLKFEQLDVNDGLPQNAVYAITKDKYGYIWLGTWGGAVRYDGYDIKVFRANGNDSTALRDNRISAIATDALGKVWIQVEPKTTIYQYNYEKENFKAFPIEQAPDLIQQKIRARYSYHTKYEENEEYKWQTSSNGLIQVHKQHNDTLIYHPDPMDPQSLSDEITKYLYLDDQEHLWIGTQSGGLNHTDLNTKPFINYHKGQAGQGLLDNVVRAICTDQQGRIWVGSENLGITLIDNVSSKPTYTYIGQNKLNDLQIRTLFCDSKGLVWIGTKNGLVYYDPQKDTFFHASKTDCSIGVFAIEEDQNGHIWVGSFYGLSRYDKENDRFHCYDSSLGLAGKQIMDLMIDQENNLWIATEEGGMSRMALGTGSIEDKEFDITNYTHTEQVQAGPLSNRTYSLTEDHEGRIWLATDAGISVLDPNSKQFQHFTRQNGLTDELILALAFDAKEAVWASHTKGLSKINTTTGEIQNFNLFDGLQGNEFKQSAVFRDSKSSKLFFGGSNGLTSFVPEQIKTNPFAPKVILTNLNVMHEDVHPGTKINDRAILENALLTTDEITLTWWDKTFRLEFAALHYANPLSNKYKYKLEGFDSDWIYTDASRRMASYSNLPAGNYVFKVFGANSDGVWSDIPASLRIKVLPPWWLSWWAITIYVLVLLLMGWFIFRYLNAKILHRKSEAIHQAKLHFFTEISHEFRTPLTLIIDPLERLLKERPKKQIAEQYYQLMHSNAKQLLILINQLLDFRKLESGHLKLALQQADIIAFVRGLGSSFEEMAKRRGIDFRIITSAEQFIMDFDTDKLTMILNNLLSNAFKFTPDQGQIILKVAPTSLPKEGITILVQDNGQGIPKEDQEKIFGIFYQSAHNKKQHKGSGIGLSLSKELVELHDGKIEVESTVGKGTSFSVFLPRQLDASEFSQITDQESSLVGPPTTVLDTDPNLPEAADAETPLILVVDDHTDIRTYVEMSFNKEYRILTATNGLEGLALAIDHIPDLIISDVMMPDMNGLQLCKQLKTDERTSHIPIILLTARQSPESKTEGYETGADAYVTKPFNTTVLRAQVKNLMEQRRRLRELFSKGTSIELKKIAINSADEKFLQKTRDMIESNLETENLDIDSLAAQLNMSRPQFYRKIKALTNKSAADFVTTFRMNKAAEYLLSRDHNITETAYKVGYTVPNNFSRAFSKHFGCSPSQYIKESKNRNN comes from the coding sequence ATGTCCCGGATTTCTATCTTTTCTCTTATATTTCAGCTGCTATTGGTATTTTTCATTGCGGAAAAGGGACATGCTCAATATAGGCCCCTAAAATTCGAACAGCTGGACGTCAATGATGGCCTGCCCCAAAATGCAGTTTATGCTATCACCAAAGACAAATATGGCTATATATGGTTGGGCACCTGGGGAGGAGCCGTAAGGTACGATGGCTATGATATTAAGGTCTTTCGGGCCAATGGAAATGACAGCACAGCCCTTAGGGATAATAGGATCAGCGCCATAGCCACCGATGCCTTGGGAAAGGTATGGATTCAGGTTGAACCCAAAACAACCATCTATCAATACAATTACGAAAAAGAAAACTTTAAGGCTTTTCCCATCGAACAAGCGCCAGATCTTATTCAACAAAAAATCAGGGCTCGCTATAGTTACCATACCAAATATGAGGAAAATGAAGAATACAAATGGCAGACTTCTTCAAACGGACTGATCCAAGTTCATAAACAGCACAATGACACCCTCATTTACCATCCGGATCCTATGGACCCCCAGTCACTTTCTGATGAAATCACAAAATACCTCTATTTGGATGACCAGGAGCATCTTTGGATAGGCACCCAATCCGGCGGACTGAACCACACTGACCTCAATACCAAACCTTTTATCAATTACCATAAGGGACAGGCTGGACAAGGCCTGTTGGACAATGTGGTCAGGGCCATTTGTACCGATCAGCAAGGAAGGATATGGGTAGGTTCAGAAAACCTCGGAATCACCCTAATAGACAACGTCAGCTCAAAACCTACTTATACCTATATCGGCCAAAACAAGCTCAATGACTTACAAATCCGTACTTTGTTTTGCGATAGTAAGGGCTTGGTTTGGATAGGCACCAAAAATGGGCTGGTCTATTATGATCCCCAAAAAGACACTTTTTTCCATGCTTCAAAAACAGATTGCAGTATTGGGGTTTTTGCCATTGAAGAAGACCAAAATGGACATATATGGGTTGGCTCCTTTTATGGGCTGTCCCGCTATGACAAAGAAAATGACCGCTTTCATTGTTATGACAGTTCGCTGGGACTTGCTGGAAAGCAAATCATGGACCTAATGATCGATCAGGAAAACAACCTCTGGATAGCAACAGAAGAGGGTGGAATGAGCAGGATGGCCTTAGGTACCGGTTCAATAGAAGATAAAGAATTTGACATTACCAATTATACACATACCGAACAAGTCCAAGCAGGTCCGCTCAGCAATCGGACCTATTCCCTCACAGAAGATCACGAAGGCAGAATTTGGCTGGCTACAGATGCGGGAATAAGCGTACTTGATCCTAACAGCAAGCAATTCCAGCACTTCACCCGTCAAAATGGCCTGACGGACGAATTGATCTTGGCCTTGGCCTTTGATGCTAAGGAAGCTGTCTGGGCCAGTCATACCAAAGGACTGAGCAAAATCAACACCACTACTGGGGAAATCCAGAACTTTAACCTATTCGATGGCCTTCAGGGCAATGAATTCAAGCAAAGTGCCGTTTTCCGTGATAGTAAGAGCTCAAAACTCTTTTTTGGCGGTTCCAATGGCCTCACCTCATTTGTTCCCGAACAAATAAAGACCAATCCCTTTGCACCAAAAGTAATCCTGACCAACTTGAATGTGATGCATGAAGATGTTCACCCAGGTACCAAAATCAATGACAGAGCCATATTGGAAAATGCGCTCCTCACCACCGATGAAATAACCCTTACGTGGTGGGACAAAACATTCAGGTTGGAATTTGCCGCCTTGCACTATGCCAACCCACTCAGCAATAAATACAAATACAAGCTGGAAGGATTCGATTCGGACTGGATCTATACAGATGCTTCAAGAAGGATGGCCTCCTACTCCAACCTCCCTGCCGGAAATTATGTTTTTAAGGTATTTGGTGCCAATAGTGATGGTGTATGGAGCGATATTCCTGCCAGCCTGCGCATTAAAGTGCTCCCCCCTTGGTGGCTGAGCTGGTGGGCCATTACTATATATGTTTTGGTCTTGCTACTCATGGGCTGGTTTATTTTCCGCTACCTCAATGCCAAAATCCTACATAGAAAAAGTGAGGCCATCCACCAAGCCAAGCTCCACTTCTTCACCGAGATTTCCCATGAGTTCAGAACTCCCCTGACACTGATCATCGATCCCCTCGAAAGACTCTTAAAAGAAAGGCCCAAAAAGCAAATTGCCGAACAATACTATCAGCTGATGCACAGCAATGCCAAACAGCTGCTGATCCTGATTAACCAGCTGCTGGATTTTAGAAAGTTGGAATCCGGCCACCTCAAATTGGCATTGCAGCAGGCAGATATCATAGCCTTTGTACGGGGCCTTGGCAGCTCATTTGAAGAAATGGCCAAAAGGCGCGGCATTGACTTCAGAATAATAACTTCAGCTGAGCAGTTTATCATGGACTTTGATACCGATAAGCTCACCATGATCCTGAATAACCTCCTTTCCAATGCCTTCAAATTCACGCCTGATCAGGGACAAATCATCCTCAAAGTAGCCCCAACATCCCTACCCAAAGAAGGAATTACCATCCTTGTACAGGACAATGGACAGGGCATCCCCAAAGAAGATCAGGAAAAAATATTCGGGATATTCTATCAAAGTGCCCATAATAAAAAGCAGCATAAAGGGTCAGGTATTGGACTCAGCCTGAGCAAAGAATTGGTGGAGCTGCACGATGGAAAAATTGAAGTTGAAAGTACTGTAGGAAAAGGTACCAGCTTCTCTGTATTTTTACCACGACAACTTGATGCCTCGGAATTTTCCCAGATAACCGACCAGGAAAGCAGCTTAGTAGGCCCCCCAACCACAGTTCTGGATACCGACCCCAACCTTCCTGAAGCTGCTGATGCAGAAACTCCTTTGATCCTGGTGGTTGATGACCACACGGACATTCGGACTTATGTGGAAATGAGCTTCAATAAGGAATACCGTATCCTTACGGCTACCAATGGTTTAGAAGGCCTTGCCCTTGCCATAGACCATATTCCCGACTTGATCATCAGTGATGTAATGATGCCTGATATGAATGGCCTCCAACTCTGCAAGCAACTAAAAACAGATGAACGAACCAGTCATATTCCCATCATCCTGCTCACTGCACGCCAATCCCCTGAATCCAAGACGGAGGGTTATGAAACCGGTGCCGATGCCTATGTGACCAAGCCTTTTAATACCACCGTTTTGAGGGCTCAAGTAAAAAACCTTATGGAACAAAGACGTCGCTTACGCGAATTATTTTCCAAGGGAACATCCATCGAACTCAAAAAGATTGCGATTAACTCCGCCGATGAGAAATTTCTACAAAAAACCAGGGACATGATAGAAAGTAATTTGGAAACCGAAAACCTGGATATCGATTCCTTGGCTGCTCAGCTCAATATGAGCCGACCACAATTTTACAGGAAAATCAAGGCCTTGACGAACAAATCCGCTGCAGATTTTGTCACCACTTTTCGCATGAACAAGGCTGCAGAGTATTTATTGTCCAGGGACCATAATATTACCGAAACAGCCTATAAGGTGGGCTATACTGTGCCCAATAATTTTTCCAGGGCTTTTAGTAAACACTTTGGCTGCTCTCCTAGCCAATATATCAAGGAATCCAAAAACAGGAATAATTAG
- a CDS encoding PKD domain-containing protein — protein sequence MKKNYGNLWGLMILSLLTLFVPACTEEEMEPAEPTAGFTTATNELNAVFTNSSENVISYSWNFGDGNTSTEESPSHTYEYAGVYTVVLTAKGANGQIVEADEDITIVENLKAAYTFEKEYLAVSFTNASENAVSYSWDFGDGNSSTEEHPMHTYEAAGTYTVVLNSTAQGGTTVQTSQELTVVGPPVAAYTFDDDGLTVNFINNSENVISYSWDFGDGNSSTEASPSYTYASEGTYTVVLTASSEEGEVVVSSQEVTVEEPVDTSLYSIMFITDDANDDAQIEWLRAKGFNVSTYYNSTLSTAAQEDIDMLNAADLIIIGRSGNSSDFDGNDKTAWNSLTAPLILNSQWAARNNRLNWFNNDGNPVAYNPGGGEVISAQILETDDAAFDEVTLTEDNMLAWINTPINILYTATVTNGEVLAESAAAAGGDPGAGAMLYVRFDAGTEFYAGAGESAAGPRTYFGFGADEGGVSYYWQLTDEAKTVYFEEILRLVQL from the coding sequence ATGAAAAAAAATTACGGAAATTTATGGGGCTTAATGATCCTGTCCTTATTGACCCTGTTTGTTCCTGCTTGTACAGAGGAAGAAATGGAACCTGCCGAACCTACCGCAGGTTTTACCACGGCCACCAATGAGCTGAATGCGGTATTTACCAATTCTTCTGAAAACGTTATCTCTTATTCTTGGAATTTTGGTGATGGCAATACTTCTACGGAAGAAAGCCCGAGCCATACCTATGAATATGCGGGAGTTTATACCGTGGTATTAACAGCAAAGGGAGCCAATGGGCAAATTGTAGAAGCGGATGAAGATATCACCATAGTAGAAAATTTAAAGGCTGCTTATACTTTTGAAAAGGAATATTTGGCCGTCAGCTTTACCAATGCATCAGAGAATGCAGTGAGCTATTCATGGGATTTTGGTGATGGGAACAGTTCCACAGAAGAGCATCCCATGCATACTTATGAGGCAGCAGGCACCTATACAGTGGTATTGAACAGTACCGCACAGGGTGGAACGACGGTTCAGACCAGCCAAGAGCTGACCGTGGTAGGTCCTCCAGTGGCAGCGTATACTTTTGATGACGATGGACTTACCGTTAACTTTATCAATAACTCAGAGAATGTGATCAGCTATTCATGGGATTTTGGCGATGGCAATAGCTCAACGGAAGCAAGCCCAAGTTATACTTATGCTTCGGAAGGTACTTATACGGTGGTATTAACGGCCAGCAGTGAAGAGGGAGAAGTAGTGGTGAGCAGTCAAGAGGTTACAGTTGAAGAGCCTGTGGATACCTCTTTATATTCGATTATGTTTATTACCGATGATGCCAATGATGATGCGCAGATAGAATGGTTACGGGCAAAGGGCTTTAATGTCAGCACTTATTATAATAGCACCTTAAGCACAGCAGCTCAAGAGGATATTGATATGCTCAATGCTGCTGATTTGATCATCATTGGCCGGAGTGGTAATTCTTCCGACTTTGATGGAAATGATAAAACCGCTTGGAATTCGCTGACAGCGCCCTTGATTCTGAACTCACAATGGGCAGCAAGAAACAATCGCCTGAACTGGTTCAATAATGACGGTAATCCAGTGGCCTACAATCCAGGGGGAGGAGAGGTTATTAGTGCCCAAATATTAGAAACAGACGATGCGGCTTTTGATGAGGTTACGCTTACGGAGGATAATATGCTTGCATGGATCAATACGCCAATCAATATCCTTTACACGGCCACGGTTACCAATGGAGAAGTATTGGCAGAGAGTGCAGCGGCGGCAGGAGGTGATCCTGGGGCAGGAGCTATGTTATATGTTCGCTTTGATGCGGGTACAGAGTTTTATGCAGGAGCGGGCGAATCGGCAGCTGGACCGAGGACCTACTTTGGTTTTGGTGCCGATGAGGGAGGTGTTTCCTATTATTGGCAGCTTACTGATGAAGCGAAAACTGTATATTTTGAGGAGATCCTAAGGTTAGTACAGCTGTAG